A section of the Candidatus Omnitrophota bacterium genome encodes:
- a CDS encoding CDC48 family AAA ATPase, with protein sequence MKKNNNSIILKVKEALSKDVGRAIARIDPEDIKILGIEVGEIIEIKGKRKTPAKVMPCYAEDRRKKIIQMDGILRENSKIGLDEKVKVHKTDFRPASKITLSSLTISGLLQREKDTKYIGSLIEGLPVTSGDKVRARLFGTRTSDFKVEDTIPDGVVLISPTTLIRMKAKGVKEEKAKVSYEDIGGLGTQIQRIREMIELPLKYPEVFERLGIEAPKGVFLYGPPGTGKTLIARAVANETDAYFTHISGPQIMGKFYGESEGRLREIFEDAQAHAPAIIFIDEIDAIAPKREDMGGEKQVERRVVAQLLSLLDGLESRGQIIVIGATNIPNTIDPALRRPGRFDREISIPIPDKNGRLEILEIYTRGMPLAEDVSLEKLAEITHGFVGADLEALAREAAMSALRKILPKIDFEMAEIPYETLMKLEVTMDNFRDAMKEVEPSAIREVFVEVPDVKWSDIGGLENIKEELKEAVEWPLKYSDVFKKANTNPLKGILLYGVPGTGKTLLGKAIATESGVNFISVKGPSLISKYVGESEKAIREVFKIAKQASPTILFFDEIDSLVPRRGSSSTDAHVTERVISQFLTEMDGIEELKGVVVLAATNRLDLVDPAMLRSGRFDLLLELPSPDEKTREEIFKIHTKNKPLDKDIDLKEFAKVAKDRVGADIEFICRKASMFAIREFIENPENKKDGPIIKKKHFEEAIKIVSNQKK encoded by the coding sequence ATGAAGAAAAACAATAATTCAATAATACTAAAAGTTAAAGAGGCCCTATCTAAAGATGTAGGTAGGGCAATTGCCAGGATCGACCCTGAGGATATAAAAATTTTAGGTATAGAAGTAGGTGAGATCATAGAGATTAAAGGCAAAAGAAAAACCCCTGCGAAAGTGATGCCTTGTTATGCTGAGGATAGAAGAAAAAAGATTATTCAGATGGATGGAATCTTAAGAGAAAATTCTAAAATAGGATTAGATGAAAAGGTCAAGGTTCACAAAACTGACTTTAGGCCCGCCAGCAAAATTACACTTTCTTCTTTAACTATCTCGGGGTTGCTTCAAAGAGAAAAAGATACCAAATATATTGGTTCCCTTATCGAAGGATTACCTGTAACTTCTGGTGATAAAGTAAGAGCGAGATTATTTGGCACCAGAACCTCTGATTTTAAGGTAGAAGATACAATCCCTGACGGAGTTGTATTAATTAGCCCTACTACCTTAATAAGGATGAAGGCAAAAGGAGTTAAGGAAGAGAAGGCCAAAGTCTCTTATGAAGATATAGGTGGACTTGGTACCCAAATTCAAAGAATCAGAGAAATGATTGAATTACCCCTAAAATATCCTGAAGTTTTTGAGAGATTGGGTATCGAGGCACCCAAAGGTGTCTTCTTGTATGGACCACCGGGAACCGGAAAGACTCTAATAGCTCGGGCAGTGGCTAATGAGACCGATGCCTATTTTACTCATATTTCAGGTCCACAAATTATGGGGAAGTTCTACGGAGAATCTGAAGGAAGATTAAGAGAAATATTTGAAGACGCGCAAGCCCACGCCCCTGCCATAATTTTTATTGATGAGATAGATGCAATCGCCCCTAAGAGAGAAGATATGGGCGGCGAGAAACAGGTTGAGAGGCGCGTTGTGGCGCAGCTTCTCTCGTTGCTCGACGGATTAGAGTCCAGAGGCCAAATTATAGTCATAGGTGCGACAAATATACCTAATACTATAGACCCTGCCTTGAGAAGGCCCGGTAGATTCGATAGAGAAATTTCAATTCCCATACCTGATAAGAACGGAAGATTAGAGATCCTCGAGATATACACGCGAGGTATGCCTTTAGCAGAAGACGTCAGCTTAGAAAAATTGGCTGAGATTACTCATGGTTTTGTGGGAGCCGACTTAGAGGCCCTGGCACGAGAAGCCGCGATGAGCGCTTTAAGAAAGATTTTACCCAAGATAGACTTCGAAATGGCAGAAATTCCTTATGAGACGTTGATGAAATTAGAAGTGACGATGGATAATTTTAGGGATGCCATGAAAGAAGTCGAGCCTTCGGCCATACGCGAAGTCTTTGTCGAGGTTCCGGATGTAAAATGGAGTGATATTGGTGGTTTGGAGAATATAAAAGAAGAGCTGAAAGAAGCGGTTGAATGGCCGCTGAAATATTCCGATGTTTTCAAAAAAGCCAATACAAATCCGCTTAAAGGAATACTTCTTTATGGAGTTCCCGGCACAGGAAAGACGCTCCTTGGGAAGGCAATCGCTACTGAAAGCGGGGTTAACTTCATCTCAGTAAAAGGCCCTTCTTTGATATCCAAGTATGTAGGAGAAAGCGAAAAGGCTATCCGCGAGGTTTTTAAGATAGCGAAACAGGCTTCACCTACAATTCTATTTTTTGATGAGATAGATAGCCTTGTTCCCAGAAGAGGTTCAAGCAGTACAGATGCCCACGTAACAGAGAGAGTAATAAGCCAGTTCTTAACTGAGATGGATGGGATTGAGGAACTTAAGGGGGTGGTGGTTTTAGCTGCGACTAATAGATTAGATTTAGTTGACCCAGCGATGCTACGAAGTGGCAGATTTGACCTTTTACTTGAGCTGCCTTCACCAGATGAAAAAACCAGAGAAGAGATATTTAAAATACATACTAAAAATAAACCACTGGATAAGGATATTGATTTGAAAGAATTTGCTAAAGTGGCCAAAGATAGGGTGGGTGCTGATATTGAGTTTATCTGTCGAAAGGCTTCTATGTTTGCGATAAGAGAATTTATAGAGAATCCGGAAAATAAAAAAGATGGGCCAATTATTAAGAAGAAACATTTTGAAGAGGCTATCAAAATAGTAAGCAACCAGAAAAAATAA
- a CDS encoding GvpL/GvpF family gas vesicle protein — translation MGKMGKYIYGIIPRHCSGQVNCIAEKSFDSFLANSSEEVCTVSFQDIAAVVTDSEIVDYTRLLKDAVARYLIKHQQVIEKLMENFTIIPMRLGTFASDEDEVRYILAKAYPRVKDIFNKISDKIEIDVAATWSDFNSILKEIGEEKEIKEIKERLSANPKGVTLDEQMKIGVMVKKTLDKKREKYAGQIQKALTPVSQDFKAHGLMDDKMVVNSAFLINKHEYEDFERIIEELNTEFHDELNFRCVGPLPPYSFYTLEVKKMQFKELDWARKRLGLVNDFVTKSEIKKAHQAKAFALHPDMNPNVPGIEREFDDATKAYKTLWEYCQGDSCSFNEDEFRKNAILVKVRE, via the coding sequence ATGGGAAAGATGGGTAAATATATTTATGGAATTATCCCTCGCCATTGCTCGGGACAGGTAAATTGCATTGCAGAAAAGTCTTTTGACTCGTTTCTAGCTAATAGCAGCGAGGAAGTTTGTACTGTTTCATTTCAAGATATAGCTGCAGTAGTAACTGACTCTGAGATAGTCGATTATACCCGTTTGCTTAAGGATGCGGTAGCCAGATACTTGATTAAGCATCAGCAGGTAATCGAAAAGCTTATGGAAAACTTTACGATTATTCCGATGCGATTAGGAACTTTTGCCAGTGATGAAGACGAGGTGAGATATATTTTGGCTAAAGCCTATCCGAGGGTTAAAGACATATTTAATAAGATATCTGATAAGATAGAAATTGATGTAGCAGCTACATGGAGCGATTTTAATTCCATTCTTAAAGAGATTGGTGAGGAGAAAGAGATTAAGGAGATTAAAGAAAGGCTTTCAGCTAATCCTAAGGGCGTAACTCTAGACGAGCAGATGAAAATAGGGGTTATGGTTAAGAAGACACTGGATAAAAAAAGAGAAAAATACGCTGGACAGATACAAAAAGCTCTAACGCCTGTTAGCCAAGATTTCAAAGCGCATGGCCTTATGGATGATAAGATGGTGGTAAATTCTGCCTTTTTAATAAATAAGCATGAGTATGAAGATTTTGAAAGAATCATTGAAGAGCTAAATACTGAATTTCATGATGAGTTAAATTTTAGATGTGTAGGTCCACTTCCACCCTATAGCTTTTATACGCTTGAGGTAAAGAAGATGCAATTTAAAGAATTAGATTGGGCGAGAAAGAGACTCGGACTTGTAAATGACTTTGTAACCAAAAGTGAAATAAAAAAGGCTCATCAGGCAAAGGCGTTTGCTTTGCATCCGGATATGAATCCAAATGTCCCTGGCATAGAGAGAGAATTTGATGATGCCACCAAAGCCTATAAAACTTTATGGGAATATTGTCAGGGAGATAGTTGTTCTTTTAATGAAGATGAATTCAGGAAGAATGCAATTTTAGTAAAGGTGAGGGAGTGA
- a CDS encoding GvpL/GvpF family gas vesicle protein, producing the protein MEKEGKYIYCIIGTKQERNFGPIGIGGRGDDVLTFGHNDLSMVVSSHAITKFVVNRENMLAHERVIEEVMKEFDSVLPVRFGTIASNADEIRNLLGRRYRELKNALRDLDHKVELGVKGVWKNMEIIFQEITQENKGIRKAKEEIQKDTNRKNIQAKMDVGKMVEKALEKKKEKEAERIVDALRRTASDYKFNKTIGDEMFVNAAFLVDKGREKEFDNIMDDLSDEHKERVKFMYTGPLPVFNFVNIVIYPEEWEK; encoded by the coding sequence ATGGAAAAGGAAGGTAAATATATCTATTGTATAATTGGCACAAAGCAAGAGAGAAACTTTGGGCCTATAGGGATTGGTGGAAGAGGAGATGATGTTTTGACTTTCGGCCATAACGACCTGAGTATGGTTGTGAGCAGCCACGCTATAACTAAATTTGTTGTTAACCGGGAGAATATGCTTGCCCATGAAAGGGTGATTGAGGAAGTGATGAAGGAATTTGACAGCGTGCTTCCGGTCAGGTTCGGGACTATTGCTTCAAACGCCGATGAGATAAGGAATCTCCTGGGCAGAAGATACAGAGAATTGAAGAACGCGTTACGGGATTTGGACCACAAAGTAGAATTGGGCGTTAAAGGCGTATGGAAGAATATGGAGATTATTTTCCAAGAAATCACCCAAGAAAATAAAGGAATCAGGAAGGCAAAAGAGGAAATTCAGAAGGATACTAATAGAAAAAACATCCAGGCTAAAATGGATGTAGGTAAGATGGTGGAGAAGGCCTTGGAAAAGAAGAAAGAGAAAGAGGCGGAAAGAATCGTAGATGCATTGCGAAGAACAGCCTCTGACTATAAATTTAATAAGACAATTGGCGATGAGATGTTTGTGAACGCCGCCTTTTTGGTAGATAAAGGCAGGGAAAAAGAGTTTGATAATATAATGGATGACTTAAGCGATGAGCATAAGGAGAGAGTGAAATTTATGTATACGGGGCCTTTGCCCGTATTTAACTTTGTCAATATTGTCATCTATCCTGAGGAGTGGGAGAAGTAG
- a CDS encoding GvpL/GvpF family gas vesicle protein codes for MQTATKEGKYIYCIIKAGEHKTFGPLGIGGRGDELHTICFDDIAAMVSNSPTISYSVSRENMLAHEKAIEEIMKKHTVLPVRFCTIAQDEDKVKKILEKEHDKFAELLKSIEGKKELGLRAIFKEDVIYKEIAEKYEDIKKLKKALSSEPPAKTYYLRVEVGRKVEAALEKERDIYKEEILNTLSPLSQDMKVNASYGELMIISAAFLVENSREAEFDQNVQALADKSGDKMKFKYTGTLPPFNFVNLVIETGKY; via the coding sequence ATGCAGACAGCTACAAAAGAAGGTAAATATATTTATTGCATAATAAAAGCAGGTGAACATAAAACTTTTGGTCCATTGGGGATTGGTGGAAGAGGAGACGAATTACATACAATTTGTTTTGACGATATAGCAGCCATGGTTAGCAATTCTCCGACAATAAGCTATTCAGTTTCAAGGGAGAATATGCTTGCCCATGAGAAGGCGATAGAGGAGATAATGAAGAAGCATACGGTTTTGCCGGTCCGATTCTGCACGATCGCCCAGGATGAAGATAAGGTAAAAAAGATATTAGAAAAAGAGCATGATAAATTTGCCGAGTTATTAAAAAGTATCGAAGGTAAAAAAGAGCTCGGACTAAGAGCGATATTTAAGGAAGATGTTATATATAAGGAGATAGCGGAAAAATACGAAGATATTAAGAAACTTAAAAAAGCGCTATCGTCTGAGCCTCCGGCAAAAACCTACTATCTGCGCGTGGAAGTTGGCAGGAAGGTTGAGGCTGCCTTGGAAAAAGAGAGAGATATCTATAAAGAGGAGATTTTAAATACGCTTTCACCGCTGAGCCAGGATATGAAGGTCAATGCTTCCTATGGCGAGCTGATGATTATAAGCGCCGCCTTCCTGGTAGAAAATAGCAGAGAAGCGGAATTTGACCAAAACGTTCAGGCCCTTGCGGACAAATCTGGCGATAAAATGAAATTTAAATATACAGGCACGTTGCCGCCGTTTAATTTTGTGAATTTAGTGATCGAAACAGGGAAATACTAA
- a CDS encoding gas vesicle protein GvpG, with the protein MFLIDDILLAPLNGIIWLGKKINEVAEKEFSDEGLIKERLMEIQLKFELDQISEKEYNKQEAELLARLDAIRKAKEEA; encoded by the coding sequence GTGTTTTTAATTGATGATATTTTACTTGCACCATTAAATGGTATAATCTGGCTGGGTAAAAAGATTAATGAAGTGGCAGAGAAGGAATTTTCTGATGAAGGGCTCATAAAAGAGAGACTCATGGAAATACAGCTTAAATTTGAGCTGGACCAGATCAGCGAAAAGGAATATAACAAACAAGAAGCGGAACTTTTGGCGCGATTGGATGCTATTAGAAAGGCAAAAGAGGAGGCGTAA